A stretch of the Melitaea cinxia chromosome 14, ilMelCinx1.1, whole genome shotgun sequence genome encodes the following:
- the LOC123659712 gene encoding uncharacterized protein LOC123659712 yields the protein MPKVVKSVKRQTILQVYAFCEKEKTENKLIIPLQQVRARVAAMTDVSESTVTRILRQERESSSVSGVPGPSKVTTPGKTRPNRDKKIKIDDFDASAIRQKIMSFYAVRKEIPTLNKLLVELREEINFEGGRTTLWKILKQLGYKYKKCQSKRKMLVERTDIATWRFNYLSEIKKYREEGRTIVYLDETFIHSSYSVQKCWQSESEEGALVRDYGMGRRWIIAHAGTTDGFINKALLLFKSQTKSSDYHDDMNSDNFIKWLEKQVLPNLPPKCVIVMDNAPYHTVQTNKSPNMTSLKADMVEWLQNKGLLFSPNLTKNVLYELIKKNKPEPIYKADELIKLHGHDVLRLPPYHADLNPIELVWSVMKRRFAEKNVGQRDDQVESLIRESFGSISNDIWKKECSHVIKIEDDYILKDKIIDEGSDRFLLWVGSEESDSDSEHSSNIEEDMIPLHLIDHNYY from the exons ATGCCGAAGGTGGTAAAAAGTGTTAAAAGACAAACTATTCTTCAAGTTTACGCATTTTGTGAGAAAGAAAAGACTGAGAACAAGCTGATTATTCCATTGCAACAAGTTCGTGCCCGAGTTGCCGCCATGACCG ATGTATCCGAATCTACTGTGACCAGGATTTTGAGACAAGAAAGAGAGTCCAGTTCTGTTTCGGGTGTGCCTGGTCCGTCAAAAGTAACGACACCAGGAAAGACGCGACCAAATCGCGATAAGAAGATCAAGATTGATGACTTCGATGCTAGTGCAATTCGAcaaaaaattatgtcattttaCGCTGTAAGAAAAGAAATCCCTACATTAAACAAATTACTTGTCGAATTACGAGAGGAAATAAATTTTGAAGGTGGGCGTACTACACtatggaaaatattaaaacaacttggatataaatataaaaagtgtcAATCAAAACGAAAAATGTTAGTGGAGCGAACAGATATAGCTACCTGgcgatttaattatttaagtgaaattaaaaaataccgaGAAGAGGGGCGGACTATAGTTTATTTAGACGAAACTTTTATACATTCGTCATATAGTGTGCAAAAATGTTGGCAGTCAGAGTCTGAAGAAGGTGCATTGGTCAGAGATTATGGTATGGGTAGGCGATGGATAATTGCACACGCAGGAACTACAGATGGCTTCATTAATAAAGCATTACTGCTATTCAAATCGCAAACAAAATCATCCGACTACCATGACGACATGAATAGCGATAACTTTATAAAATGGCTGGAAAAACAAGTTTTACCAAACCTGCCACCTAAATGTGTGATTGTGATGGACAATGCCCCATATCATACTGTGCAAACAAATAAAAGCCCTAATATGACAAGCCTCAAAGCAGATATGGTAGAGTGGCTTCAAAACAAGGGGCTGTTGTTTTCAccaaatttgacaaaaaatgttttgtatgaattaattaaaaaaaataaaccagaGCCTATATATAAAGCCGacgaattaataaaattacatggtCATGATGTTTTACGACTGCCCCCATATCATGCAGATTTAAATCCGATCGAATTAGTATGGAGTGTAATGAAGAGACGGTTTGCAGAAAAAAATGTGGGCCAGAGGGATGATCAAGTGGAATCACTTATACGAGAATCATTTGGCTCAATAAGCAATGATATTTGGAAAAAAGAGTGCtctcatgtaataaaaattgaagatGATTACAtacttaaagataaaataatagacGAAGGAAGCGATCGCTTTTTATTGTGGGTTGGTAGTGAAGAAAGTGATAGTGACAGTGAGCATTCAAGCAACATTGAAGAAGATATGATTCCTTTACACCTTAttgatcataattattattaa